One stretch of Sinomonas terrae DNA includes these proteins:
- a CDS encoding 8-oxo-dGTP diphosphatase yields MAARVALCFLLRASADGPEVLLGRKKRGFGLGKIVGLGGHLEEGESAAEAAARELFEEAGVTLVEGAMRPAGTVDFRFPARPEWDMECSMFTCTRWTGEIAESEEIEPAWYPASALPLTDMWQDADHWLPVVLSGVASDFLVVMAEDNETVAKFSVKGAGQD; encoded by the coding sequence ATGGCAGCCCGAGTCGCGCTCTGCTTCCTCCTCCGCGCCTCCGCCGATGGGCCCGAGGTGCTGTTGGGCCGGAAGAAGCGTGGCTTCGGCCTCGGGAAGATCGTCGGTCTCGGCGGACACCTCGAAGAAGGGGAGTCGGCGGCCGAGGCTGCCGCGCGCGAGCTCTTCGAGGAGGCCGGTGTGACCCTCGTCGAGGGTGCGATGCGGCCCGCCGGGACGGTGGATTTCCGTTTTCCCGCTCGGCCCGAGTGGGACATGGAGTGCTCCATGTTCACGTGCACACGGTGGACGGGCGAGATCGCCGAGAGCGAGGAGATCGAGCCTGCCTGGTACCCGGCGAGCGCGCTTCCGCTGACGGACATGTGGCAGGACGCCGACCATTGGCTGCCTGTCGTCCTCTCAGGGGTCGCGTCGGACTTCCTGGTCGTCATGGCCGAAGACAATGAGACCGTGGCGAAGTTCAGTGTGAAGGGCGCAGGCCAGGACTAG
- a CDS encoding MarR family winged helix-turn-helix transcriptional regulator — MENIGFRGEREQVDAVLRAADVLLRVAATSVVEIEDVVTTPQLRVLVLIAFQGPQNLGAVARELGVHASNATRTCERLVVAGLLSRREDPSDRRFLQLDLTAKGRDLVETMIEHRRRAIADVLERVPADSREALASAMSAFADAGGGQGTDDGRFTLGLGS, encoded by the coding sequence GTGGAGAACATTGGATTCCGGGGGGAGCGAGAGCAGGTGGACGCCGTCCTGAGGGCAGCCGATGTGCTGCTGCGCGTGGCCGCGACCTCGGTCGTCGAGATCGAGGACGTGGTGACCACTCCGCAACTCCGCGTCCTCGTGCTCATCGCCTTCCAAGGGCCGCAGAACCTCGGTGCCGTGGCACGGGAGCTGGGCGTGCACGCCTCGAACGCGACGCGCACCTGCGAGCGGCTCGTCGTCGCGGGGCTCCTGAGCCGACGGGAAGACCCCTCCGACCGGCGCTTCCTGCAGTTGGATCTCACAGCCAAGGGCCGGGACCTCGTGGAGACGATGATCGAGCACCGCCGACGGGCCATCGCCGACGTGCTCGAGCGCGTCCCAGCGGACTCGCGGGAAGCCCTCGCATCCGCCATGTCTGCCTTCGCAGATGCCGGCGGTGGGCAGGGCACGGACGACGGGCGATTCACCTTGGGCCTCGGGAGCTGA
- a CDS encoding aldose 1-epimerase family protein: MDAGGTTETPQAGLPPSGRQFTISYERQTALITEVGAALRRYHVDGRDLLDGYAQGEMCTGARGQSLIPWPNRIRDGRYTWKGQEEQLDLSEPEKGGAIHGLTRWANWEVERSSESSIAFVHTQHACQGWPWVLECHLEYSLDETGLTVRTTAVNRSSTPCPYGTGAHPYLTVGTPHIDPAQARVPGSVYLPVDEQGIPTGHRPVEGTPYDLREMQALGDRQIDVTYTELERDDDGRARVHLAHPDGSPGVALWSDEAYPYFEIFTGDTLPQEDRRRTGLGVEPMTCAPNAFNSGEGLVTLAPGESHTGTWGIEPVARGGRSA; encoded by the coding sequence ATGGATGCTGGAGGAACCACGGAGACGCCGCAAGCCGGGTTGCCGCCGTCGGGGCGGCAGTTCACGATCTCGTACGAGCGCCAGACGGCACTGATCACCGAAGTCGGCGCGGCACTCCGCCGCTACCATGTTGACGGCAGGGACCTCCTGGACGGCTACGCGCAGGGCGAGATGTGCACTGGCGCCCGCGGTCAATCTCTCATCCCCTGGCCGAACCGCATACGAGACGGTCGTTACACCTGGAAGGGGCAGGAGGAGCAGCTTGACCTGAGCGAGCCTGAGAAAGGCGGAGCCATCCACGGCCTGACCCGCTGGGCGAATTGGGAGGTCGAGCGCAGCTCGGAGAGCAGCATCGCCTTCGTCCACACTCAGCATGCCTGCCAAGGGTGGCCGTGGGTCCTCGAGTGCCATCTCGAGTACTCGTTGGACGAGACCGGCTTGACCGTGCGGACCACGGCCGTGAACCGCAGCAGCACACCCTGCCCCTATGGAACGGGCGCCCACCCGTACCTGACCGTCGGCACCCCGCACATCGATCCCGCCCAGGCCCGCGTCCCGGGCTCCGTCTACCTGCCCGTCGACGAACAGGGCATCCCGACCGGACACCGGCCCGTGGAAGGGACCCCGTACGACCTGCGCGAGATGCAGGCCCTCGGCGACCGGCAGATCGACGTCACCTACACGGAGCTCGAACGGGACGACGACGGGCGTGCGCGGGTTCATCTCGCCCATCCCGACGGCTCCCCGGGAGTCGCGCTGTGGTCCGACGAGGCCTACCCCTACTTCGAGATCTTCACCGGGGACACCCTCCCACAGGAGGACCGGCGTCGTACCGGCCTAGGCGTCGAACCCATGACCTGCGCGCCAAATGCCTTCAATTCAGGCGAGGGTCTCGTCACGCTCGCCCCGGGGGAGTCGCACACCGGTACTTGGGGTATTGAGCCTGTAGCTCGCGGGGGACGCTCAGCATAG
- a CDS encoding thiamine pyrophosphate-requiring protein, with product MPTQTVADYLLSRLREWGIDNVFAFPGDGINGILASFGKSDNNPKFIQARHEEMAAFEAVGYAKFTGRVGVCMATSGPGAIHLLNGLYDAKLDHVPVVAIVGQTARSAMGGAYQQEVDLLTLFKDVASDYIQMVTVPEQLPNVLDRAIRIAVGKRAPTAIVIPSDVQELEYTPPTHAFKMVPSSMDIRWPEIQPDDDAIRGAAELLNSGSKVAMLIGQGARGAAAEVREVADLLGAGVAKALLGKDSLPDDLPYVTGSIGLLGTRPSYEMMRDCDTLLTVGSSFPYTQFMPKEGQARGVQIDIDPGMIGLRYPYEFNIVSDAASALRALIPHLRRKEDRSWRDDIESKVSRWWETMRAQAMVEADPVNPMRLFSELSDQLPMNAIVTADSGSSANWYARQLKFRGDVRGSLSGNLATMGPGVPYAIGAKFGHPDRPVIAFAGDGAIQMNGLNELITIKRYWREWADPRLIVAILHNDDLNQVTWEMRAMGGAPAFRESQDLPDVDYAAMASVLGLGSISVTAPDQLASAWEKALSADRPTVLDVRTDPDIPPIPPHATFEQALNSAKAMLKGDDSVWGVIREGVKTKAQEFIPHQGNDH from the coding sequence ATGCCAACCCAGACAGTCGCCGACTACCTTCTGAGCCGCCTGCGCGAATGGGGCATCGACAACGTCTTCGCCTTCCCGGGCGACGGCATCAACGGCATCCTCGCCTCGTTCGGCAAGTCCGACAACAATCCCAAGTTCATCCAGGCCCGGCACGAGGAGATGGCGGCTTTCGAAGCTGTCGGCTACGCGAAGTTCACGGGCCGGGTCGGGGTGTGCATGGCGACCTCCGGGCCGGGCGCGATCCATCTGCTCAACGGCCTCTACGACGCGAAGCTCGACCATGTCCCCGTGGTGGCCATCGTCGGCCAGACCGCACGGAGCGCGATGGGCGGGGCGTATCAGCAGGAAGTGGACCTGCTCACCCTGTTCAAGGACGTCGCCTCGGACTACATCCAGATGGTGACTGTTCCCGAACAGCTCCCGAACGTCCTCGACCGCGCGATCCGGATCGCCGTCGGGAAGCGGGCACCCACCGCCATCGTCATCCCCAGCGACGTCCAGGAGCTCGAATACACCCCGCCGACCCATGCCTTCAAGATGGTGCCGTCGAGCATGGACATCCGTTGGCCTGAGATCCAGCCCGACGACGACGCGATCCGCGGCGCCGCGGAGCTTCTCAACTCGGGCTCGAAGGTGGCAATGCTCATCGGCCAGGGGGCGCGCGGCGCGGCTGCCGAGGTGCGCGAGGTCGCAGATCTTCTCGGGGCGGGGGTGGCCAAGGCGCTCTTGGGCAAGGATTCCCTGCCGGATGATCTGCCGTACGTGACCGGCTCGATCGGCCTGCTCGGCACCCGGCCGAGCTACGAGATGATGCGGGACTGCGACACCCTCCTCACGGTCGGCTCGAGCTTCCCCTACACCCAGTTCATGCCGAAGGAAGGGCAGGCCAGAGGTGTGCAGATCGACATCGATCCAGGCATGATCGGCCTGCGCTACCCCTACGAGTTCAACATCGTCTCGGACGCTGCCTCCGCGCTCAGGGCGCTGATCCCGCACCTGCGCCGGAAGGAGGACCGCTCGTGGCGGGACGACATCGAATCGAAGGTCTCCCGTTGGTGGGAGACGATGCGGGCCCAGGCGATGGTCGAGGCCGATCCCGTGAACCCGATGCGGCTCTTCTCGGAGCTTTCCGATCAGCTTCCCATGAACGCCATCGTGACCGCCGATTCCGGCTCCTCGGCGAACTGGTACGCCCGGCAGCTGAAGTTCCGGGGTGACGTCCGCGGCTCGCTCTCCGGAAACCTCGCGACCATGGGGCCCGGCGTTCCGTACGCGATCGGAGCCAAGTTCGGCCATCCGGACCGCCCGGTCATCGCTTTCGCAGGCGACGGCGCGATCCAGATGAACGGGCTCAACGAGCTCATCACGATCAAGCGGTACTGGCGGGAGTGGGCCGACCCACGGCTCATCGTCGCCATCCTGCACAACGACGATCTCAATCAGGTCACATGGGAGATGCGCGCCATGGGCGGAGCCCCAGCCTTCCGCGAATCCCAGGACCTGCCCGACGTCGACTACGCGGCCATGGCCTCGGTCCTCGGCCTCGGCAGCATCTCAGTCACGGCCCCAGACCAGCTGGCCTCCGCATGGGAGAAGGCTCTCTCTGCCGACCGCCCCACCGTCCTGGACGTCCGTACGGATCCGGACATCCCTCCCATCCCGCCCCACGCGACGTTCGAGCAGGCGCTCAACAGCGCCAAGGCGATGCTCAAGGGGGATGACAGCGTCTGGGGCGTCATCCGCGAAGGCGTCAAGACCAAGGCGCAGGAATTCATTCCTCATCAGGGAAACGACCACTAA
- a CDS encoding glycoside hydrolase family 15 protein, producing MAADGEEFPPHVLREYAMLADGARAALLGPRGDISWMCVPKWHDGAIFSSLLGGRGCFAVTPTDRRFVWGGQYEDGTLIWVSRWITSTGIIECREALAYPGEPHRAILLRRIRAAQGPAEVEVRLDVRAEYGHHPMNRMREEDGVWTARSGPLRIRLSGAVEAKAAGGEIRFLVRLPEGRHHDIVLEVSDEELPAQPVSPDETWSATEHGWHQEVPQFENTIAPDDARQSYAVLRGMTWAGGSMVAAATMGLPERAEQKRNYDYRYAWIRDQCFTGVAVASCKEFPLLDDAVRFVAARLLEDGPQMRPAYTVGGGRVPDEHDVGLPGYPGGSGKAGNWVNGQFQLDAFGEALLLFAAAAENDRLDLDQWKAAEVAADAIAQRHTDPDAGMWELEDKRWAHSRLICAAGLRAIGRQAPARQGSLWSAQADELIADVTKECLHPSGRWQRAPDDPRVDAALLRPVLRGAVAPEDPRSVATLAAIREDLARKGYLYRFSQDERPLDQSEGAFLLCGFDLAMALHQSDQPLEAARWFERNRAACGSPGLFTEEYDVEQRQLRGNFPQAFVHAAMLESSRRLADEAPPWGGLQT from the coding sequence ATGGCTGCCGACGGCGAGGAGTTCCCACCGCACGTTCTGCGCGAGTACGCGATGCTCGCCGATGGAGCCCGCGCCGCCCTTCTCGGACCGCGCGGGGACATCTCCTGGATGTGCGTCCCCAAGTGGCACGATGGGGCGATCTTCTCCTCGCTTCTGGGCGGCCGGGGCTGCTTCGCGGTCACGCCGACTGACCGCCGCTTCGTGTGGGGTGGTCAGTATGAGGACGGGACCCTCATCTGGGTCAGCCGTTGGATCACGAGCACCGGAATCATCGAGTGCCGTGAAGCCCTCGCCTATCCCGGGGAGCCCCATCGGGCAATCCTGCTTCGCCGGATCAGGGCCGCCCAAGGTCCCGCCGAGGTCGAGGTCCGCCTCGACGTGCGCGCCGAATACGGCCACCATCCGATGAACCGCATGCGCGAGGAGGACGGGGTCTGGACGGCGCGCAGCGGTCCCCTCCGGATCCGGCTCTCCGGCGCCGTCGAAGCGAAGGCCGCCGGCGGCGAGATCAGGTTCCTGGTCCGGCTGCCGGAGGGCCGGCACCACGACATCGTGCTCGAGGTCTCGGACGAGGAACTGCCCGCCCAGCCGGTCAGTCCGGACGAAACGTGGAGCGCCACGGAGCACGGGTGGCATCAGGAGGTGCCGCAGTTCGAGAACACGATCGCGCCCGACGACGCGCGGCAGTCGTACGCCGTGCTGCGCGGCATGACGTGGGCTGGCGGGTCCATGGTCGCGGCCGCGACGATGGGACTCCCCGAGCGGGCCGAGCAGAAGCGCAACTACGACTACCGCTACGCGTGGATCCGCGACCAATGCTTCACTGGGGTCGCGGTCGCTTCCTGCAAGGAATTCCCGCTCCTCGACGACGCGGTCCGCTTCGTCGCCGCACGCCTGTTGGAAGACGGTCCCCAGATGCGCCCCGCCTACACCGTCGGGGGTGGGCGGGTCCCTGATGAGCACGACGTCGGACTGCCGGGCTACCCGGGCGGGTCCGGGAAGGCCGGCAACTGGGTCAACGGGCAGTTCCAACTCGACGCGTTCGGCGAAGCGCTCCTGCTGTTCGCGGCGGCGGCAGAGAACGACCGCCTGGATCTCGACCAATGGAAGGCCGCCGAGGTCGCCGCCGACGCCATCGCCCAGCGGCACACCGACCCTGATGCCGGGATGTGGGAGCTCGAGGACAAGCGCTGGGCCCATTCGCGGCTCATCTGCGCGGCAGGCCTTCGGGCGATAGGGCGGCAGGCGCCTGCGAGGCAGGGTTCGCTCTGGTCCGCGCAGGCCGATGAGCTCATCGCCGACGTGACCAAGGAGTGCCTCCACCCGAGCGGGCGATGGCAGCGCGCCCCCGACGATCCGAGGGTCGACGCCGCACTCCTGCGGCCGGTCCTTCGGGGCGCCGTGGCGCCCGAGGATCCGCGCTCGGTCGCCACCCTTGCCGCAATCCGCGAGGATCTCGCACGCAAGGGCTACCTCTACCGCTTCAGCCAGGACGAGCGGCCGCTCGACCAGTCGGAGGGCGCGTTCCTCCTGTGCGGCTTCGACCTTGCGATGGCCCTGCACCAGAGCGACCAGCCCCTCGAGGCGGCGCGCTGGTTCGAGCGGAACCGCGCCGCGTGCGGCTCTCCCGGTCTGTTCACTGAAGAGTACGACGTCGAGCAGCGCCAATTGCGGGGCAACTTCCCCCAGGCGTTCGTGCACGCCGCGATGCTGGAGTCATCGAGAAGGCTTGCCGACGAGGCTCCTCCGTGGGGCGGCCTCCAGACATGA
- the xerD gene encoding site-specific tyrosine recombinase XerD, whose amino-acid sequence MDLATGVDDYLRHLSVERGLAANTLAAYRRDLRRYLDYLAAQGIGAPDGVTRQHVARFAEALRDGADGGTVLGIRSAARTVVAVRGLHRFWALEGTTAGDPAADVHPPLPGQRLPKAIPVDDVARILEAASLDTPTGLRDRALLEFLYSTGARISEAVGLDVDDVRLDGEADGGPSIVRLFGKGSKARLVPLGSFGARAVDDYLVRGRPVLAAKGSGTPGLFLNARGGRLSRQSAWTILKDAAERAQIDRDVSPHTLRHSFATHLLEGGADVRVVQELLGHASVTTTQVYTLVTADTLREVYAAAHPRARG is encoded by the coding sequence ATGGACCTCGCGACCGGCGTCGACGACTACCTGCGCCACCTGTCGGTCGAACGCGGCCTCGCGGCCAACACGCTCGCGGCTTACCGGCGGGATCTGCGCCGCTATCTCGACTATCTTGCCGCCCAGGGCATCGGAGCGCCCGACGGCGTGACGCGCCAGCACGTCGCGCGCTTCGCGGAGGCGCTGCGGGACGGGGCCGACGGCGGCACGGTGCTGGGCATCCGCTCGGCGGCCAGGACGGTGGTCGCCGTCCGCGGCCTCCACCGCTTCTGGGCGCTCGAGGGCACGACGGCGGGAGACCCCGCCGCGGATGTCCACCCGCCGCTGCCCGGGCAGCGGCTGCCGAAGGCGATCCCCGTCGACGACGTCGCCCGGATCCTCGAGGCGGCCTCGCTGGACACGCCGACCGGTCTCCGGGACCGTGCCCTCCTCGAGTTCCTGTACTCCACGGGCGCCCGCATCAGCGAAGCGGTCGGCCTCGACGTCGACGACGTTCGTCTGGACGGCGAGGCGGACGGCGGCCCGTCGATCGTGAGGCTCTTCGGAAAAGGCTCGAAGGCGCGTCTCGTTCCACTGGGCTCGTTCGGCGCCCGCGCCGTCGACGACTACCTCGTCCGCGGGCGTCCCGTTCTTGCGGCGAAGGGGAGTGGGACGCCCGGTCTCTTCCTCAACGCGCGCGGCGGTCGGTTGAGCCGTCAGAGCGCGTGGACGATCCTGAAGGACGCTGCCGAGCGTGCCCAGATCGATCGGGATGTCTCGCCCCACACCCTCCGCCATTCGTTCGCGACGCATCTCCTTGAGGGGGGTGCCGATGTGAGGGTGGTCCAAGAGCTGCTCGGCCACGCGTCTGTCACGACGACGCAGGTCTACACGCTCGTCACCGCCGACACGCTCCGCGAAGTCTACGCGGCCGCTCACCCGCGGGCGAGGGGCTGA
- a CDS encoding glucose 1-dehydrogenase, which produces MKTLAVTPGVKDSLELLEMDEPTESDGSVLVEALDVGLCGTDIEIITAQYGEAPEGSKHLVIGHENLGRVISAPKDCGLSEGDLVVGIVRRPDPVPCAACAAGEWDMCRNGQYTEHGIKGRHGFARERYRADPDALVRLDPALTGVGVLLEPTTIVAKAWEHIEGIGKRAFFDPKVVVVTGAGPVGLLAALLGVQRGLEVHVYDRVEDGPKPDLVRSLGATYHTDTLTESGVQADIVLECTGVPSVVMEAITKHGLDAITCLTGVSSTGKELQVDVGGVNREAVLGNDVVFGSVNANRGHYEAAAEALKKADKEWLGRLITRRVPLEQYRQAFERQPTDVKVVLEIKAG; this is translated from the coding sequence ATGAAGACACTGGCCGTAACCCCCGGCGTGAAGGATTCGCTGGAACTGCTGGAGATGGACGAACCCACGGAATCCGATGGAAGCGTCCTGGTTGAAGCTCTCGACGTCGGGCTCTGCGGGACAGACATAGAGATCATCACTGCCCAATACGGTGAGGCGCCCGAGGGCAGCAAGCACCTCGTCATAGGGCACGAGAACCTCGGCCGGGTGATCTCTGCGCCGAAGGATTGCGGCCTGTCGGAGGGGGATCTCGTGGTGGGCATCGTCCGGCGTCCTGACCCTGTCCCCTGTGCCGCCTGTGCGGCGGGGGAGTGGGACATGTGCCGGAACGGCCAGTACACCGAACACGGCATCAAGGGTCGGCACGGCTTCGCCCGCGAGCGCTACCGGGCCGACCCCGACGCCCTCGTCCGGCTCGACCCGGCACTCACTGGTGTCGGCGTCCTGCTCGAGCCCACAACGATCGTCGCCAAGGCTTGGGAGCACATCGAGGGCATCGGCAAGCGCGCCTTCTTCGATCCGAAGGTCGTGGTCGTCACGGGTGCTGGGCCTGTCGGGTTGCTCGCGGCACTGCTCGGTGTCCAGCGCGGGCTTGAGGTCCACGTCTACGACCGGGTCGAGGATGGGCCGAAGCCGGACCTCGTGCGGAGCCTCGGCGCCACGTATCACACTGACACTCTCACCGAGTCCGGGGTCCAGGCTGACATCGTCCTCGAATGCACGGGCGTACCATCTGTGGTCATGGAGGCCATCACGAAACACGGTCTCGACGCGATCACCTGCCTCACCGGGGTTTCCTCGACGGGCAAGGAGCTTCAGGTCGATGTCGGCGGGGTGAACCGCGAAGCAGTCCTCGGCAATGACGTGGTCTTCGGGAGCGTCAACGCCAACCGGGGCCACTACGAGGCTGCCGCCGAGGCGCTGAAGAAGGCGGACAAGGAATGGCTCGGGCGCCTGATCACACGCCGGGTCCCGCTGGAGCAGTACCGGCAGGCCTTCGAGCGCCAACCCACCGACGTGAAGGTCGTGCTCGAGATCAAGGCGGGCTGA
- a CDS encoding SDR family oxidoreductase: protein MGTARRVVVVTGASGGIGRASAVAFGREGDAVALLARGEAGLAGAAAEVEAAGGQALVIPVDVADAQAVDDAAERVERELGPIDVWVNVAFTSVFSRFDEIKPEEYKRVTEVSYLGFVYGTMSALKRMRPRNRGTIVQVGSALAYRGIPLQTAYCGAKHAIQGFNEALRTELLHERSGIKNTMVQMPAVNTPQFSWVLSRLPHQAQPVPPIYQPEVAARGVVYAAAHPERREYWVGGSTAATLIANAIVPGLLDRYLAKTGFKSQQTPDPHDPDQPANLWEPADANRDYGAHGIFDNKSSSRSYQLKASHHHGLVAAVSGALLAGLATTVGTVWRKASR, encoded by the coding sequence ATGGGAACAGCACGTCGCGTTGTCGTCGTCACCGGAGCCAGCGGAGGGATCGGCCGTGCCTCGGCGGTGGCCTTCGGCAGAGAGGGCGACGCCGTAGCCCTGCTCGCGCGCGGAGAGGCGGGACTCGCCGGCGCGGCCGCAGAAGTCGAGGCGGCAGGAGGCCAGGCGCTGGTCATTCCGGTCGACGTCGCCGACGCGCAGGCGGTCGACGACGCCGCGGAGCGCGTCGAGCGCGAGCTCGGCCCCATCGATGTGTGGGTGAATGTCGCCTTCACCTCGGTCTTCTCCCGCTTCGACGAGATCAAGCCGGAGGAGTACAAGCGCGTCACCGAGGTCAGCTATCTGGGCTTCGTCTACGGGACCATGTCAGCACTCAAGCGGATGCGGCCCCGGAACCGCGGCACGATCGTCCAGGTCGGTTCGGCCCTCGCCTACCGCGGCATCCCGCTCCAGACTGCCTACTGCGGCGCGAAGCACGCCATCCAAGGCTTCAACGAGGCCCTTCGAACCGAGCTCCTGCACGAGAGGAGCGGCATCAAGAACACGATGGTGCAGATGCCTGCCGTGAATACCCCCCAGTTCTCCTGGGTACTTTCGCGCCTGCCTCATCAGGCGCAGCCCGTGCCGCCCATCTATCAGCCAGAGGTCGCGGCGCGCGGCGTCGTCTACGCTGCCGCGCACCCCGAACGACGCGAGTACTGGGTCGGCGGAAGCACGGCGGCGACTCTCATTGCCAACGCCATCGTGCCCGGACTGCTTGACAGGTATCTGGCGAAGACCGGCTTCAAGTCCCAGCAGACCCCGGATCCCCACGACCCGGATCAGCCGGCGAACCTGTGGGAGCCCGCGGACGCGAATCGCGACTACGGCGCCCACGGGATCTTCGACAACAAGTCCTCGTCACGGAGCTACCAGCTCAAGGCCTCGCATCACCACGGACTCGTCGCCGCCGTTTCAGGCGCACTCCTGGCCGGGCTCGCCACGACTGTGGGCACGGTGTGGCGGAAGGCCTCCCGATGA
- a CDS encoding glycoside hydrolase family 15 protein gives MSRIEDYAIIGDLHTAALVGTDGSIDWLCLPNFDSPACFANLLDGPKAGRWLLAPEGGGECTQRQYREDTLVLETEWELDGGAVRVIDFMPPRDEVADVVRIVEGLSGEVKMRGELVMRFDYGHIVPWVRRNHTGVHAVAGPDALYLDTSTRVHGEHMSTVSEFTVKAGERVPFVLTWAPSHLPRPRSVDPEEALEGTTSYWTEWSSKSKASGPHRDAVQRSLITLKALTYMPTGGIVAAATTSLPEQIGGPRNWDYRYCWLRDATWTLQSLIAGGYTDEAAAWRDWLLRAVAGDPADLQIMYSLHGARRLPETELGWLKGFEGSAPVRIGNAAAGQFQLDVWGEVLDGLALTRNSLLGQPDESWDLQTAIMEHLEKIWDQPDNGLWEMRGPRRHFTHSKVMAWVAADRMVKAVRDSGLPGPADRWEDLRDRIHDEVMEKAFDSERNTFVQSYGSKELDASLLLIPRVGFLPRRHPRVLGTIDAIQRELTQDGFVLRYKPEASDDGLPGREGIFVACSFWLVEALLGAGRGPEAEELFHRLLGLRNDVGLLSEEWDPQAARQLGNTPQAFSHFALITTATQLHAGLRHHSNSPIHHQGQS, from the coding sequence ATGAGCAGGATCGAAGACTACGCGATCATCGGTGACCTCCACACAGCCGCCCTCGTGGGCACCGATGGTTCGATCGATTGGCTCTGCCTGCCGAACTTCGATTCGCCGGCCTGCTTCGCTAACCTGCTCGACGGGCCGAAAGCGGGACGATGGCTGCTCGCCCCGGAGGGCGGGGGCGAGTGCACCCAACGGCAGTACCGGGAGGACACCCTCGTCCTGGAGACCGAGTGGGAGCTTGACGGCGGCGCCGTCCGCGTCATCGACTTCATGCCCCCACGCGACGAGGTCGCGGACGTCGTCAGGATCGTCGAGGGGCTCAGCGGCGAAGTGAAGATGCGCGGAGAGCTCGTCATGCGCTTCGATTACGGTCACATCGTCCCGTGGGTACGGCGGAATCACACGGGGGTTCACGCCGTCGCTGGCCCGGACGCCCTCTACCTCGACACCAGCACGAGAGTCCACGGCGAGCATATGAGCACCGTGAGCGAGTTCACCGTCAAGGCTGGGGAACGAGTGCCCTTCGTCCTCACCTGGGCACCCAGCCATCTGCCGCGCCCCCGCTCCGTCGACCCGGAAGAGGCGCTCGAGGGCACTACCTCCTACTGGACGGAGTGGTCGTCCAAGAGCAAGGCTTCGGGACCCCACCGTGACGCTGTCCAGCGCTCGCTCATCACGTTGAAGGCCCTCACCTACATGCCCACCGGGGGAATCGTGGCGGCTGCCACCACGTCGCTTCCCGAACAGATCGGGGGCCCGCGCAACTGGGACTACCGGTACTGCTGGCTCCGCGATGCGACATGGACGCTCCAGTCGCTCATCGCCGGCGGGTACACCGACGAGGCAGCGGCGTGGCGTGACTGGCTGCTGAGGGCGGTTGCCGGGGATCCAGCGGACCTGCAGATCATGTACTCCCTCCATGGCGCGCGGCGGCTGCCCGAGACCGAGCTGGGCTGGTTGAAGGGATTCGAGGGCTCAGCCCCGGTGCGCATCGGCAACGCCGCAGCAGGGCAGTTCCAGCTCGACGTATGGGGCGAGGTCCTCGACGGCCTCGCCCTCACCCGCAACTCCCTTCTCGGGCAGCCCGACGAGTCGTGGGATCTGCAGACGGCGATCATGGAGCATCTCGAGAAGATCTGGGACCAGCCGGACAACGGCCTGTGGGAGATGCGAGGGCCGCGTCGCCACTTCACCCACTCGAAGGTCATGGCCTGGGTCGCGGCAGACCGGATGGTCAAGGCGGTCCGCGACTCCGGCCTCCCGGGGCCAGCCGACCGATGGGAGGACCTACGTGATCGGATCCACGACGAAGTCATGGAGAAGGCGTTCGACAGCGAACGCAACACGTTCGTCCAGTCGTACGGGAGCAAGGAACTGGACGCGAGCCTGCTCCTCATCCCGCGCGTCGGGTTCCTCCCGCGCCGTCATCCGCGGGTCCTCGGCACGATCGATGCGATCCAGCGCGAGCTGACCCAAGACGGCTTCGTCCTCCGCTACAAGCCAGAGGCGAGCGATGACGGGCTCCCGGGCCGCGAGGGCATCTTCGTCGCCTGCTCGTTCTGGCTTGTCGAGGCCTTGCTGGGGGCGGGCCGCGGGCCCGAAGCCGAGGAACTCTTCCACCGACTCCTCGGGCTCCGCAACGACGTCGGTCTTCTGAGCGAGGAATGGGACCCGCAGGCCGCGCGCCAGCTCGGAAACACACCCCAGGCCTTCAGCCACTTCGCGCTCATCACGACCGCCACCCAGCTGCACGCTGGGCTGAGGCACCATAGCAACAGCCCTATCCACCATCAGGGGCAGAGCTGA